The following proteins come from a genomic window of Actinopolyspora saharensis:
- a CDS encoding glutamate synthase subunit beta, which produces MADPKGFLTTPRETPRRRPVDIRIKDWREVYEEFSQQNLQQQAGRCMDCGIPFCHQGCPLGNLIPEWNDLVWREDWRSAIERLHATNNFPEFTGTLCPAPCEAACVLGINSDAVSIKQVEIEIVDRAWEEGWVQPQPPETRTGHTVAVVGSGPAGLAAAQQLTRAGHRVVVYERADRIGGLLRYGIPEFKMEKFRLDRRLDQMRAEGTEFRTGVNVGVDLTVEQLRAEHDAVVMAGGSTRSRDLPTTGRELNGVHQAMEYLPPANRVQEGDLERSPIDAAGKDVVIIGGGDTGADCLGTAHRQGAASVTQLEIMPTPPKERVDNQPWPTYPMLYRVSSAHEEGGQRLFSVNTQELLGDEQGNLRALRLVEVRRENGQFVPVEGTERELPCQLVLLAMGFAGPERAGLVDELGVELDPRGNVARNDSFMTSVDGVFSAGDMGRGQSLIVWAISEGRSAAAGVDRYLSGRDVLPAPIAPTDRPLS; this is translated from the coding sequence ATGGCTGATCCGAAGGGCTTTCTGACCACGCCGCGCGAGACCCCGCGGCGCCGTCCGGTGGACATTCGCATCAAGGACTGGCGGGAGGTCTACGAGGAGTTCTCCCAGCAGAACCTGCAGCAGCAGGCCGGGCGCTGCATGGACTGCGGGATCCCGTTCTGCCACCAGGGCTGTCCGCTGGGAAACCTGATCCCGGAGTGGAACGACCTCGTCTGGCGTGAGGACTGGCGCAGCGCCATCGAGCGGTTGCACGCGACCAACAACTTCCCCGAGTTCACGGGGACGCTGTGCCCGGCTCCCTGCGAGGCCGCCTGCGTGCTCGGCATCAACTCGGACGCCGTGAGCATCAAGCAGGTCGAGATCGAGATCGTCGACCGGGCCTGGGAGGAGGGCTGGGTTCAGCCGCAGCCCCCCGAGACGCGGACCGGCCACACCGTGGCCGTGGTCGGCTCGGGACCTGCGGGGCTGGCAGCGGCTCAGCAGCTCACCCGGGCCGGGCACCGCGTGGTCGTCTACGAGCGCGCCGACCGGATCGGCGGGCTGCTGCGCTACGGGATCCCCGAGTTCAAGATGGAGAAGTTCCGCCTGGACCGCAGGCTCGATCAGATGCGCGCGGAGGGAACCGAGTTCCGGACCGGCGTGAACGTGGGCGTGGATCTCACGGTCGAGCAGTTGCGCGCGGAGCACGACGCCGTGGTGATGGCGGGCGGCTCCACCCGGTCCCGCGACCTTCCGACCACGGGCCGGGAGCTCAACGGTGTCCACCAGGCGATGGAGTACCTGCCGCCTGCGAACCGGGTGCAGGAGGGCGACCTGGAGCGCTCACCCATCGACGCCGCGGGCAAGGACGTGGTCATCATCGGAGGCGGCGACACCGGTGCCGACTGCCTCGGTACGGCGCATCGCCAGGGCGCGGCCTCCGTCACGCAGCTGGAGATCATGCCCACTCCTCCGAAGGAGCGGGTGGACAACCAGCCGTGGCCGACCTACCCGATGCTCTACCGGGTCTCCTCGGCGCACGAGGAGGGCGGTCAGCGGTTGTTCTCGGTGAACACCCAGGAGCTCCTCGGCGACGAGCAGGGCAACCTGCGCGCGCTGCGCCTGGTCGAGGTTCGCCGGGAGAACGGCCAGTTCGTTCCAGTGGAGGGCACGGAGCGGGAACTGCCGTGCCAGCTGGTTCTGCTGGCCATGGGATTCGCCGGCCCGGAGCGGGCAGGCCTGGTCGACGAGCTGGGCGTGGAACTCGATCCCAGGGGCAACGTCGCGCGAAACGACTCGTTCATGACCAGTGTGGACGGTGTGTTCAGCGCGGGTGACATGGGACGCGGGCAGTCGCTGATCGTGTGGGCGATCTCGGAGGGGCGGTCCGCCGCCGCGGGCGTCGACCGCTATCTGAGCGGACGCGATGTGCTTCCGGCGCCCATCGCTCCGACCGATCGGCCGCTTTCCTGA
- the cutA gene encoding divalent-cation tolerance protein CutA — protein sequence MAEYVQVITTTDSEETAAELARGVVAGRFGACVQVAPIRSFFRWEGGVQDEQEWQLQIKTSRDRVDELIGHLKQQHNYDVPEVIATPIVTGASDYLSWIDEETGS from the coding sequence ATGGCGGAATACGTACAGGTCATCACGACGACCGACTCGGAGGAGACCGCCGCCGAACTGGCGCGCGGTGTCGTGGCGGGCCGCTTCGGCGCGTGCGTCCAAGTGGCACCGATTCGCAGCTTCTTCCGCTGGGAGGGGGGCGTGCAGGACGAGCAGGAGTGGCAGCTGCAGATCAAAACCTCCCGCGATCGCGTCGACGAGCTGATCGGGCACCTCAAGCAGCAGCACAACTACGACGTGCCGGAGGTGATCGCCACCCCGATCGTCACGGGCGCTTCCGACTACCTCTCCTGGATCGACGAGGAAACCGGTTCCTGA
- a CDS encoding S9 family peptidase — MTAADTFPRHSARTQGFTLGAPRNFTVSPDGLRVLFLRSASGTDRSNALWMLTTEDGTEHLVADPARLDEVDAASPEELARRERARERASGITGYTVDSAVSTAAFALSGSLFVADTNTGQVTRLPAQHPVADPRLSPNGDRIAYTTGGALRVIGSDGRDDRPVAEPEHERERWGTAEFIAAEEMNRGRGYWWAPDGSAILAARVDESEVARWSLADPAEPARSSNTMPYPAAGEANADVALELFELTGTRVTRRVPVDWDRAEHPYLVAVHWSEHGAPLLAVQSRDQRSHPVLALDPGTGGTREVHRETDRNWVEIKTGWPAWTPAGELVRISPVEGTYRLLVDGKDLTGPELQVRAVLDIGDTDVLVSASEDDPSQVHVYRVSDRGVQRRTERPGVHGATRGGPVTVLSSADLEELHPRVRVLRADSPVAEIASHAEESSLVPRVELLRLGERELSSALLLPREHAPEHGRLPVLLDPYGGPQAQRVLHRRHGYLTSQWFADQGFAVLITDGRGTGGRGPDWDRAIAGDFAGPPLQDQVDALHACAAERTDLDLNRVAIRGWSFGGYLAALAVLRRPDVFHTAIAGAPVCDWRLYDTHYTERYLGDPNTSPETYTANSLLSDAGGLNGHLMLIHGTVDDNVVFAHSLRMSEALTSAGKSHTLLPLPGVSHMPTSESKTENLLLQQLDFLRRTLAPNGSAAS; from the coding sequence ATGACCGCAGCCGATACGTTTCCCCGTCACAGCGCCCGAACCCAGGGTTTCACCTTGGGGGCGCCACGCAATTTCACCGTTTCACCGGACGGCCTGCGGGTGCTGTTCCTGCGATCGGCGAGCGGCACCGACCGCAGCAACGCGTTGTGGATGCTGACCACCGAGGACGGCACCGAGCACCTCGTGGCCGACCCGGCCCGGCTCGACGAGGTGGACGCCGCCTCGCCCGAGGAGCTGGCCCGGCGCGAGAGAGCCCGGGAACGGGCCTCGGGAATCACCGGGTACACCGTGGACAGCGCAGTGTCCACCGCGGCGTTCGCGCTGTCCGGGTCGCTGTTCGTCGCCGACACGAACACCGGACAGGTGACCAGGCTGCCCGCGCAGCACCCCGTCGCCGACCCCAGGCTCAGCCCGAACGGCGACCGCATCGCCTACACCACCGGCGGCGCGCTGCGCGTGATCGGCTCCGACGGGCGCGACGACCGTCCCGTCGCCGAACCGGAGCACGAGCGAGAGCGCTGGGGCACCGCCGAGTTCATAGCCGCCGAGGAGATGAACCGGGGACGTGGCTACTGGTGGGCTCCGGACGGCTCGGCGATCCTGGCCGCCAGGGTGGACGAGTCGGAAGTCGCCCGCTGGAGCCTGGCCGACCCGGCCGAGCCGGCCCGGTCCTCGAACACCATGCCGTACCCGGCGGCGGGCGAGGCCAACGCCGACGTCGCGCTCGAGCTGTTCGAACTCACCGGCACGCGGGTCACCCGGCGCGTCCCGGTGGACTGGGACCGGGCCGAGCACCCCTACCTGGTCGCCGTCCACTGGTCCGAGCACGGTGCTCCGCTGCTGGCGGTGCAGAGCCGCGATCAACGCAGCCACCCCGTGCTCGCCCTCGACCCGGGGACCGGCGGCACCCGCGAAGTGCACCGCGAGACCGACCGGAACTGGGTCGAGATCAAAACCGGCTGGCCCGCCTGGACCCCGGCGGGCGAGCTGGTGCGGATCTCGCCGGTGGAGGGGACCTATCGGCTGCTGGTCGACGGCAAGGACCTCACGGGACCGGAGCTGCAGGTCCGCGCGGTGCTGGACATCGGCGACACCGACGTCCTGGTCTCTGCTTCCGAGGACGATCCGTCCCAGGTGCACGTCTACCGGGTGAGCGACCGGGGGGTGCAGCGCCGCACCGAAAGGCCCGGAGTCCACGGTGCCACGCGGGGCGGTCCCGTCACCGTGCTGTCCTCGGCGGACCTGGAAGAGCTCCACCCCAGGGTGCGGGTGCTGCGCGCGGACTCCCCGGTGGCCGAGATCGCCTCCCACGCCGAGGAGAGCTCGCTCGTTCCCCGGGTGGAACTGCTCCGCCTCGGAGAGCGCGAGCTGTCCAGCGCCCTGCTGCTGCCCCGCGAGCACGCTCCCGAGCACGGGCGACTTCCGGTGCTGCTGGATCCCTACGGGGGCCCGCAGGCCCAGCGCGTGCTGCACCGCAGGCACGGGTACCTGACCTCGCAGTGGTTCGCCGACCAGGGATTCGCCGTGCTGATCACGGACGGACGCGGCACCGGCGGGCGCGGCCCGGACTGGGACCGCGCGATCGCGGGGGACTTCGCGGGCCCTCCGCTGCAGGACCAGGTGGACGCGCTGCACGCCTGCGCCGCCGAGCGCACCGATCTGGATCTGAACCGGGTGGCGATCCGCGGGTGGTCCTTCGGGGGATATCTGGCCGCCCTCGCGGTGCTGCGCCGCCCCGACGTGTTCCACACGGCGATCGCCGGGGCCCCGGTCTGCGACTGGCGGCTCTACGACACCCACTACACCGAGCGCTACCTCGGGGACCCGAACACGTCCCCGGAGACCTACACCGCGAACTCGCTGCTGTCCGACGCCGGAGGCCTGAACGGGCATCTGATGCTGATCCACGGAACCGTCGACGACAACGTGGTGTTCGCGCACTCGCTGCGCATGTCCGAGGCGCTCACCTCGGCCGGGAAGTCGCACACCCTGCTGCCGCTGCCCGGGGTCAGCCACATGCCCACCTCGGAGAGCAAGACGGAGAACCTGCTGCTGCAGCAGCTGGACTTCCTGCGCCGAACGTTGGCGCCGAACGGTTCGGCGGCAAGCTGA
- the cmk gene encoding (d)CMP kinase — protein sequence MSQPELNGIVAVDGPSGTGKSTTARRLAGSLRAAYLDTGAMYRAVTSAVLRTGVSPEDPEEVARVVRNSRVVMRMDPELPGVLLDGDDVGDEIRGKAVTGAVSAVSAVSEVREMLVAEQRRLITAVTGSGGGVVVEGRDVGTVVVPEAGLKVYLTASSDARAQRRSTQDAAAGRASDPQRVHADVRRRDALDSNRQVAPLRMAEDAVLVDTTELDVEQVLGRLHELVEERGLLVASERTGK from the coding sequence GTGTCCCAGCCCGAGCTCAACGGAATCGTGGCGGTTGACGGGCCGTCGGGGACGGGGAAATCCACGACCGCTCGCAGGCTCGCCGGCTCGCTGAGGGCTGCTTATCTGGACACCGGGGCGATGTACCGTGCCGTGACCTCGGCCGTGCTGCGTACCGGGGTTTCCCCCGAGGATCCGGAGGAAGTGGCCCGCGTCGTGCGGAATTCCCGCGTGGTGATGCGCATGGACCCGGAGCTTCCCGGGGTGCTGCTCGACGGCGACGACGTCGGCGATGAGATCAGGGGGAAGGCGGTGACCGGGGCCGTTTCCGCCGTCTCGGCGGTGTCCGAGGTGCGCGAGATGTTGGTGGCCGAGCAGCGCAGGTTGATCACCGCGGTCACCGGGTCCGGTGGCGGGGTCGTCGTCGAGGGGCGCGATGTCGGGACGGTGGTGGTGCCGGAGGCCGGGCTGAAGGTGTACCTCACCGCCTCCTCGGACGCCAGGGCGCAGCGCAGGTCGACGCAGGACGCCGCCGCGGGGCGCGCCTCCGATCCGCAGCGGGTGCACGCCGACGTGCGCCGCAGGGACGCGCTCGACTCGAACAGGCAGGTCGCGCCGTTGCGGATGGCCGAGGACGCCGTCCTGGTGGACACCACGGAGCTGGACGTCGAACAGGTGCTGGGGCGGTTGCACGAGCTCGTCGAGGAGCGGGGGCTGCTGGTGGCGTCGGAACGGACGGGCAAATGA
- a CDS encoding cation:proton antiporter regulatory subunit gives MDVTVTPLPGLGTQQEFTTGSGRRIGVITYRDGRMELIVSDPQDPDKICAATDLTGEETSTLANLLGAPQLVGKLTEQQREVTGVTTWQLPLVSGSPYDGRSLGETEMRSRTSVSIVAVIRDGSVHPSPRPDFVFAGDDLVVMVGTAEGLRAANEILENG, from the coding sequence GTGGACGTCACCGTGACCCCGCTGCCGGGGCTGGGCACGCAGCAGGAATTCACCACCGGTTCGGGACGCAGAATCGGGGTGATCACGTATCGGGACGGTCGAATGGAACTGATCGTGTCGGATCCGCAGGATCCGGACAAGATCTGCGCCGCGACCGACCTGACCGGGGAGGAGACCAGCACCCTCGCCAACCTCCTCGGCGCGCCGCAGCTGGTGGGCAAGCTGACCGAGCAGCAACGCGAGGTCACCGGGGTCACCACCTGGCAGTTGCCCCTCGTGAGCGGTTCCCCCTACGACGGGCGGAGCCTGGGCGAGACCGAGATGCGCAGCAGGACCTCGGTCTCGATCGTCGCCGTCATCCGGGACGGCTCGGTGCACCCCTCCCCCCGCCCGGATTTCGTGTTCGCCGGAGACGACCTCGTGGTCATGGTCGGCACCGCCGAGGGGCTCCGCGCGGCCAACGAGATCCTGGAGAACGGCTGA
- the der gene encoding ribosome biogenesis GTPase Der, with product MSEEPLADASDGAGLDGTWSDEADWADYDDVDEQHEDEESTAGQPVLAVVGRPNVGKSTLVNRLLGRRQAVVKDTPGVTRDRVSYDAVWNGRSFTIVDTGGWDPDAEGVYASVTSQAEMAMSAADAILLVVDANVGSSATDEAAAKVLRRSKRPVLVVANKVDDQRAEAEVAELWSLGLGQPYPVSALHGRGSGDLLDEVLRAFPETPRERFGGGGGPRRVALVGKPNVGKSSMLNKLVGEQRAVVDETSGTTVDPVDSLVELDGEVWRFVDTAGLRRRVKTADGTEYYASLRTKAAIEAAEVVIVLIDGSNPLTEQDLRIISMVIESGRALVIAYNKWDLVDEDRRRSLEKEIDRDLVQVRWAERVNVSAETGRAIGKLAPSLRRALESWDQRISTGRINSWISDIVAAQPPPVRGGKQSKIMFATQAHTRPPTLVLFSSGFIEAGYRRFLERRFRESFGFEGSPVRVVVRVKESKSMRK from the coding sequence GTGAGCGAAGAGCCGCTTGCCGACGCCAGTGACGGCGCCGGCCTCGACGGCACCTGGTCCGACGAAGCGGACTGGGCCGATTACGACGATGTGGACGAGCAACACGAGGACGAGGAGTCGACGGCGGGGCAACCCGTGCTCGCAGTCGTGGGCAGGCCCAACGTCGGCAAGTCGACCCTGGTGAACCGGTTGCTGGGACGTCGCCAGGCAGTGGTCAAGGACACCCCCGGCGTCACGCGGGACAGGGTGAGCTACGACGCCGTGTGGAACGGGCGCAGTTTCACGATCGTCGACACCGGTGGCTGGGACCCGGACGCCGAGGGCGTCTACGCGAGTGTGACCTCCCAGGCGGAGATGGCCATGTCCGCGGCCGACGCGATTCTGCTCGTGGTCGACGCGAACGTGGGGTCCAGCGCCACCGACGAGGCCGCGGCCAAGGTGCTGCGCCGTTCCAAGCGTCCGGTGCTGGTCGTGGCCAACAAGGTCGACGACCAGCGCGCGGAGGCCGAGGTCGCGGAGCTGTGGTCGCTGGGACTGGGGCAGCCTTATCCGGTCAGCGCGCTGCACGGGCGCGGATCGGGGGACCTGCTGGACGAGGTGCTGCGCGCGTTCCCCGAGACCCCGCGCGAGCGGTTCGGCGGAGGCGGTGGTCCGCGCCGGGTGGCCCTGGTCGGAAAGCCCAACGTGGGCAAGTCCAGCATGCTCAACAAGCTGGTCGGCGAGCAGCGCGCCGTCGTCGACGAGACCTCGGGAACCACGGTGGATCCCGTCGATTCGCTGGTGGAGCTGGACGGCGAGGTGTGGCGCTTCGTGGACACCGCCGGACTGCGCAGGCGGGTCAAGACGGCGGACGGGACGGAGTACTACGCCTCCCTGCGCACCAAGGCGGCCATCGAGGCCGCTGAGGTGGTCATCGTGCTCATCGACGGGTCGAACCCGTTGACCGAGCAGGACCTGCGCATCATCAGCATGGTCATCGAGTCGGGCAGGGCGCTGGTGATCGCCTACAACAAGTGGGACCTGGTCGACGAGGACCGCAGGAGGAGCCTGGAGAAGGAGATCGACCGCGATCTCGTGCAGGTTCGCTGGGCCGAGCGGGTCAACGTCTCGGCCGAGACCGGTCGGGCCATCGGCAAGCTGGCTCCTTCGCTGCGCCGGGCCCTGGAGTCGTGGGATCAGCGCATCTCCACGGGCAGGATCAACTCCTGGATCTCGGACATCGTGGCGGCGCAGCCGCCTCCGGTCCGGGGCGGCAAGCAGTCCAAGATCATGTTCGCGACCCAGGCGCACACGCGTCCGCCCACCCTCGTGCTGTTCAGCTCGGGATTCATCGAGGCGGGATACCGCAGGTTCCTGGAGCGCAGATTCCGGGAATCCTTCGGGTTCGAGGGATCGCCGGTGCGCGTGGTCGTCCGGGTCAAGGAGAGCAAGAGCATGCGGAAGTAG
- a CDS encoding DUF2795 domain-containing protein produces MTDADERRVNKALQGLEFPADKQRLLRYAEDRQADPRTLRALRTLPEGTYQDSAEVASAVPQRPEQESSSG; encoded by the coding sequence ATGACGGATGCGGACGAACGCCGCGTGAACAAGGCCCTGCAGGGCTTGGAGTTCCCGGCCGACAAGCAGCGGCTGCTTCGCTACGCCGAGGACCGCCAGGCCGATCCGCGGACCCTGCGCGCGCTGCGGACGCTGCCCGAGGGGACGTATCAGGACAGTGCGGAGGTCGCCAGTGCCGTTCCGCAGCGTCCCGAGCAGGAATCGTCCTCGGGGTGA
- a CDS encoding aldo/keto reductase: MRCLRLPGGEDLPVLGQGTWGMGERASERDAEVNALRHGLDLGIRLVDTAEMYGSGGAEQVVGTALSGRRDEAFVVSKVFPHNADRAGAVAACERSLRRLGTDRLDLYLLHWRGSVPLEETMEAFEELRRSGKIRYFGVSNFDPADMDELFATSAGPGVQTDQVLYNLTRRGPELDLLPWSRDRGLPVMAYSPIEQGRVLDDPVLGRLAARRGATPAQVALAWVLSRDGVCAIPKAATIEHVERNRSALDMVLSAEELTELDERFPAPEGPQPLEIL, translated from the coding sequence ATGCGTTGTCTGCGGCTGCCCGGCGGGGAGGATCTGCCCGTGCTGGGCCAGGGAACCTGGGGCATGGGGGAGCGCGCCTCCGAGCGCGACGCGGAGGTGAACGCGCTTCGGCACGGCCTCGACCTGGGGATCCGGTTGGTGGACACCGCCGAGATGTACGGCTCGGGCGGTGCCGAGCAGGTGGTCGGTACGGCGTTGTCCGGGCGCAGGGACGAGGCGTTCGTGGTGTCGAAGGTGTTCCCGCACAACGCCGACCGCGCCGGTGCGGTGGCCGCCTGCGAGCGCAGTCTGCGGCGGTTGGGCACCGACCGGCTGGATCTGTACCTGCTGCACTGGCGTGGCTCCGTGCCGCTGGAGGAGACCATGGAGGCCTTCGAGGAGCTGCGCCGGAGCGGCAAGATCCGTTACTTCGGGGTCAGCAACTTCGATCCGGCGGACATGGACGAGCTGTTCGCCACCTCGGCGGGGCCAGGAGTGCAGACCGACCAGGTGCTGTACAACCTGACTCGGCGCGGTCCCGAGCTCGACCTGTTGCCGTGGTCCCGCGATCGGGGACTTCCCGTCATGGCTTACTCCCCGATCGAGCAGGGCCGCGTGCTCGACGACCCGGTGCTGGGCCGGCTGGCCGCACGACGAGGGGCCACTCCCGCCCAGGTGGCCCTGGCGTGGGTGCTGAGCCGGGACGGTGTGTGCGCGATTCCCAAGGCAGCCACGATCGAGCACGTCGAGCGGAATCGCTCGGCCCTGGACATGGTGCTCTCCGCGGAGGAGCTGACCGAGCTGGACGAACGTTTCCCCGCCCCGGAGGGGCCGCAACCGCTGGAGATCCTCTGA
- a CDS encoding 4a-hydroxytetrahydrobiopterin dehydratase, with translation MPELLQQDTIEKRLASGWEYRDGAVHKTWQLKGFLSAMSLANAVAHLANEADHHPDMSVHDYNRLTVHITTHSAGGVTENDLALAERIEGLHRQG, from the coding sequence GTGCCCGAGTTGTTGCAGCAGGACACGATCGAGAAGCGGCTCGCTTCCGGCTGGGAGTACCGTGACGGCGCGGTGCACAAGACCTGGCAGCTCAAGGGGTTCCTCTCCGCGATGAGCCTGGCCAACGCCGTCGCCCACCTGGCGAACGAGGCCGATCACCACCCCGACATGTCCGTGCACGACTACAACCGGCTCACGGTGCACATCACCACGCATTCCGCGGGCGGTGTGACGGAGAACGATCTGGCCCTGGCCGAGCGCATCGAAGGGCTTCACCGCCAGGGGTGA
- a CDS encoding NupC/NupG family nucleoside CNT transporter, producing the protein MHVLWGIGGMLVLLLIAAALSTSPRSIRPRTVLGALALQVVFAFLVLRWDTGQQVLSAVADGVGKVIDSANEGIDFMVGPLLENLDENTTLFAFQVLPIIVFIASLTAVLYHWNILQWVVRIIGGGLQKVLGTTKAESLNATANIFVGQTEAPLVVRPYLMRMTRSEFFAVMTGGLSTVSGTVLVGYSLLGVDLAHLIAASFMAAPAGLLMAKIVVPETEKPESDQAVVASTKGTDSAEQDSAGAADGQSSESENEAESAESEKPRNVIDAAAVGASDGLKLALNVGAMLFAFISLIALLNLIVGGLGGLFGLEDLTFQRILGYVFSPVMAAIGVPLDEAVQAGSFLGQKLALNEFVAFADFGSAASELSDRTTVIVTFALTGFANFSSLGILLGGLGGLVPSRRPLIAQLGIRAVLAGTLANLMSAAIAGIVVA; encoded by the coding sequence GTGCACGTGCTATGGGGTATCGGCGGCATGCTCGTGCTGCTGCTGATCGCGGCCGCCCTCTCCACGAGCCCCCGCTCCATCCGTCCCCGCACGGTTCTCGGAGCCCTGGCCCTGCAGGTCGTATTCGCTTTTCTGGTGCTGCGCTGGGACACGGGACAACAGGTCCTGAGCGCCGTGGCCGACGGGGTCGGCAAAGTGATCGACTCGGCCAACGAGGGCATCGACTTCATGGTCGGTCCCCTGCTCGAGAACCTCGATGAGAACACCACCCTGTTCGCCTTCCAGGTGCTGCCGATCATCGTGTTCATCGCCTCGCTGACCGCCGTGCTCTACCACTGGAACATCCTGCAGTGGGTGGTCCGCATCATCGGGGGTGGCCTGCAGAAGGTGCTGGGCACGACCAAGGCCGAATCGCTGAACGCCACGGCGAACATATTCGTGGGTCAGACCGAGGCCCCGCTCGTGGTCCGCCCCTACCTGATGCGGATGACCCGCTCCGAGTTCTTCGCAGTCATGACGGGCGGACTTTCCACCGTGTCCGGCACGGTGCTGGTCGGTTACTCGCTGCTCGGGGTCGATCTGGCACACCTGATCGCGGCGAGCTTCATGGCAGCGCCCGCCGGTCTGCTGATGGCCAAGATCGTCGTCCCCGAGACGGAGAAGCCGGAAAGCGACCAGGCGGTGGTGGCCAGCACCAAGGGCACCGACTCCGCCGAGCAGGACTCCGCGGGAGCCGCGGACGGGCAGTCCTCCGAATCCGAGAACGAGGCGGAGTCCGCCGAGTCGGAGAAACCGCGGAACGTGATCGACGCCGCGGCGGTCGGCGCCTCGGACGGGTTGAAGCTCGCGCTCAACGTGGGGGCGATGCTGTTCGCCTTCATCTCGCTGATCGCGTTGCTCAACCTGATCGTCGGAGGTCTGGGCGGTCTGTTCGGGCTGGAGGACCTCACCTTCCAGCGCATCCTCGGCTACGTCTTCTCCCCCGTGATGGCCGCCATCGGCGTCCCGCTCGACGAGGCGGTGCAGGCCGGGAGCTTCCTCGGGCAGAAGCTCGCGCTCAACGAGTTCGTCGCCTTCGCCGACTTCGGCTCGGCGGCCTCCGAGCTGTCCGACCGGACCACCGTCATCGTCACCTTCGCGCTGACCGGGTTCGCGAACTTCAGCTCGCTGGGCATCCTGCTCGGCGGGCTCGGCGGGCTAGTTCCCAGCCGCAGGCCGCTGATCGCCCAGCTCGGCATACGAGCCGTGCTGGCGGGCACCCTGGCGAACCTGATGAGCGCCGCCATCGCGGGCATCGTGGTCGCCTGA
- a CDS encoding lysophospholipid acyltransferase family protein, with product MGGAVLRSVYRIRVRHAERFPESGPVVLVANHSSLVDGPVLFGVLPRGAAFLVKHELFHGVLGWVLRKLGQIPVRRGAPDRGALSVATRVLRSGGVLGVFPEGTREGGMADARHGAAWLARSTGARLVPVACRGTAPVSGRRRFRPEVDVLVGEPVDPPEVRGRAGLAAATERIRTELAGLLAELDGSGSGFDTETTT from the coding sequence ATGGGCGGGGCCGTACTGCGGTCGGTCTACCGGATCCGCGTTCGGCACGCCGAGCGGTTTCCGGAGAGTGGCCCCGTGGTGCTCGTCGCCAACCACAGCTCTCTCGTGGACGGCCCCGTGCTGTTCGGTGTACTGCCGCGCGGTGCCGCGTTTCTGGTCAAGCACGAGCTGTTCCACGGCGTTCTCGGGTGGGTGCTGCGTAAACTGGGTCAGATACCGGTTCGGAGGGGAGCTCCCGATCGCGGTGCGCTCTCGGTCGCGACTCGGGTGCTGCGTTCCGGCGGCGTGCTCGGAGTGTTTCCCGAGGGGACTCGCGAGGGCGGAATGGCCGACGCACGGCACGGAGCGGCCTGGCTGGCACGTTCCACCGGGGCACGGCTCGTTCCGGTCGCCTGCAGGGGAACGGCTCCGGTTTCCGGGCGGCGTCGTTTCCGCCCCGAGGTGGACGTCCTGGTCGGCGAACCCGTCGATCCGCCCGAAGTTCGCGGCAGGGCCGGGCTGGCCGCGGCGACCGAACGAATACGCACCGAGCTGGCCGGACTGCTCGCGGAACTGGACGGGTCCGGGTCCGGTTTCGACACCGAGACGACTACGTGA